GCAGCCACAACCTGAGAGAGAACAGGCCAATAGAAATGTCTGTAATAATCTGATCTCAGCTTTATCTGGAGATCAGGGGGACTCCTGCAAGAGATCTGTATCCAAAACCACCAGCAGACAATGCAGCATGTTATATAACATCTACATACACAGAGCCTCAATTTATAGGCACGAAAGATTCTGCCAGTGAGAGTTGTGGGAACAATGCTCAATAGAAGACATGCATGAAACAGAATAGCTACAGTAACACATTTAGCATATTACTTCTACCTTACACTATTCAGCCCCTCCAGCTTCACTGTGGTCACTAATGATTTCCTTTAGAAGAACGCTACCTTTCTCCCAGAGCTGTTAAATGTGTCTGCAAGCTGTACCATGGAAAACTGGGAGGAATGGAGCCTGTATGGAGCACTGAGGGTATCCAATGCTGTTGCCAAGATTGCACTGCTGTGATAGTTTAGAGAGGCCTACAGAAGAACAATTGAACCACAAAGTTAGAGGAGGAAAAGGTCATTTAAGATTGAATTGCAGACACTTCCATTCCTTAACTAAACCAACtaaaagcagtttctctttggaatGATTAAGGCAGAGCAAAACAGCCCTAAGGATACAAACTGTTACAGTTTAAAGCCTGAGTGACTTGACATTCATGCAGTAGAAATCTTAATAAAAAAACTGCTATTGCTGATTACCTCATTAGTAATTTTTCAAATGACAGAATAGTGTTATGGTCATCCCATAGGTTCTGCTGTGCATTCCCAGTTGAGGGGCTCAGGTCACTGAGACCCAGTCCTGGAATCTACAAAGTTTTGAGCTTTCTGCACTTCAACTAGCATTGTAAAAAGCTGATTAAATCAGAAGGCAATGAGCCAGTGTCTGCCTGCAATTACAACTCTGCACCAATTTAGATTTCCTGTACAGTCACCCATGTGCATTACCTCCAGCCTTGGACTGAACCAGTTAAACAAGAGTTGAGACTCTGCAAACTGAATTCAATCATGTGAATGAATCCATTTTAGTCCTgtaactagagccctgcaaatctgtggatatctgctttatatccacagaCCATGCTTGCTGATCAGCTGTgtatacaaattttgtatccaggCAGGGCTCTACCTACAACACAAGGTAAGTGTGTGAGACAATTCAGGAACCTGCAATTATTACAACTAATGTAAAGGGCCATAACCCAGAGTTAAAATGGAGAGTGCAGTAAATGGCAGCAAAGGTAATTGGAATGTAGGCTCATGTGCAAGCAGAAAACAGCTGGTAAATACTTCAGGCCTGTGAGTAATCGAAGGGTTATTAAACAGATCACCAAGGTCACTGGACAGACCAGAACTAAGGGGCTGTAGGTTTAAAATTGAGGAAATATACAGAGATGGAGTTACATAATCAACTTCAAACATTAGGGATAGGATTAGGCAGGTCTGGAGAGACAAACTATTATTTAGAACTTCCCCCTATATAGAACATGAGCTTTATTTTTTAGCATGGGAGGATTTAGTCCTTCTGGCACAAAGTTCTGACTATATACACTAGTGTGGTCAGGACTTTCCAGACAGAAAATGTTCCCAAAAGCTTCCAGTCTGTGTGCCCAGTCAGTGACCGTGTATACTCACATCATAATGTACATATGGGAGTGTAACAGGGGCTTCTGGTTTGAGTCCCAGACTTCCATTGAGTGACAGTGGGCAAAAGAGTGAGCTGTGAGTGGAGAGATGGACAATTCCCAGGACTGTGTTCATCAGCCTGTAAAAATCCTTCCAGGACACCTGCGGACAAAAGATGCCAAAaaatccacacagctctgcttggCACTTAAACAATTTAGCAATTAAACATGATGCCCCCAAATTAATCTGTCCTGGCCTTAGGCTCCTTTGGAAGTAAAAGTGCTATGTGAGGCAGAAAGAAGGGCAGCTACTGTTGCAGTACCCACTGCACTAAGATGCTCTTTTGATCTATCCTCTTCCTTCTCAATATCTGTTTTACAGGAAGCAGTCTGAGTCAGAATGTGTGCACTAATTTCAGGAGATCAGGCACACTCTTTTTCCACTGCATACTTACCCCAACATCATGAATGATTGGAGTCAGTCCCCATGTCAGGATTCCTCTCCCTGAATACTCATCATGGAGCAGTTCTGTCACCTTAGCTCCAACTCCAGAAAATCCATTGTTCAAGTCGCACAGAATCTGAAAACCCTACACCAAAAGGGACAAATAGTGTTTGAATTTCTACCAAAAGTTCAATTGGCAGAGTTCCCCAAACAGGTCAGGTAAATGTAGCCCCATGTACCTGCAGATAATCACACTCCTCCACGTAGAAATGCAATCTATCTTCCAGCTCCTCTAGGTAAGTGGAGTTGTGCAGGAGGCTTTCACCTTGTCCAAAGGCTTCAAGTTGACTGGACTCCCTAAAAGAAGGATAAGGTGAGCATTTAACTCCACTccctctttttgtgtcttttagcAAGTATCCAGTTAGGCTGATCCCTAAATTGCAGTCAGCAGCCATGCCCCTTTGTGAAGCTACCACTTTGCCTCAGTTTGCATTTGAAGTAAAATAAACATACCCATCATAGTTGTACTGACGTATCATGAAGATGCTTCTGGGATGCAGATGCACTCGGAGGTAATCAGACCAAACCTGCACGCTGCCTTCCAACTGGTGACCCTTCTGGGAAACATGCAACTGTTTAGGGAGCTGAGAtacatctgcaaaaagaacatttACAGATAAAGGTTCACCTTCCAACACTCAGCTTCTAATAACCCAGACAGTGGGATCACAAGGCTGTCTGCTAAAGTGTTTTTGATTTTAAACCAAGGCCCTAGTACTTTACACACAATTCTCTTGGTAACCTAGTCCCACACTTATTTCCTGTGCCCTTCACACCATGGCATTATCCCAAACCCTTGCCTCTGTCACAGATTCATAGCAACAGGATAGCATTGTTATGAAACTATTACCTGTGCGTAAAATTATACTTTGTGCTAAATAGAGTGCTTTAGAGCTGAATACCAGCATACAAAACCAATCAATAGAGAAAAGCAGCCACAGGAGGGAGTATGATGAATTTGGACTTAAAATAggaggcgagattaataagactgggacttttcagcttgaaaaaagaaaaggagtacttgtggcaccttagagactaaccaatttatttgagcatgagctttcgtgagctacagcttagtctctaaggtgccacaagtactccttttctttttgtgaatacagactaacacggttactctgaaacctgtcagcttgaaaaagagactattaatgggggatatgatagaggtctataaaatcatgacaggtgttgagaaagtaaaaagtgttatttactcctcataacacaagaactagggggtcaccaaatgaaattaataggcaacaggtttaaaatcaaacaaaaggaagtactactactcacaacgcactgtcaaccgtggaactctttgctagaggctgttgtgaaggccaagactataactgggttaaaaaaaaacctagataaattcatggaggataagtccatcaatggtgGTTAGCCTTAgttttgccagaagcagggagtgggcaacaagggatggatcacttgatgattacctgttctgttcattccctcttaagcacctggcattggttactgtctgaagacaggatactgggctagatggacctttggtctgacctagaatggacattcttatgttctctaagCTCATGATTGACTGCAATGAAGTCCCTTCCCCATTTCACTCGCTTTACAATTCTCCATTCCTGTGATCTTTCACCTAAACAGACATATAGGCATGGAAGACTTACATACCTTTACTGAGAGGAAGAGCTCTGGGACTGAAGTCTCCATCAGAGGACGTGCCTCCCTGCAATAAAAAGCCCCGAGACAGGTTTTATTATGGCATTGCCTCACTTGTAAATGGATAACAGGGCAATAtagtgggaaggggctgggaacaTTGTTCTACATCTGTGCTTCTATGGTACACTGTACGTTCATAAAGTCTCATTTATTTCTCTAGTGATTTTATCCTGAACGACCCCAAAGTGGTTCACACAAACAGCAGTACTGTGATGCATGCTGCAAGGCACTAGGGGAGGAATGCGATCTTAATCAAGGACACTAATGCTAGATCTTCAGCCTGAATTTGTAGAACACAAGGTACAGAGATGTGTTATTTGGACAACATTTCATCCATTTCTTTCACATCAAAACAGAAGACCTTTGATTTGCACAGACAGCTGAACATTAGAGAAAAGACCCTTTCACAACTCTTGAAccctcttaaaaaacaaaacaaaacactgttggTGCAATGCCAATGGCTGCCTTTGGTCCACTTACAGTTATACTTTTTTCACAGTTTGTGCAAGAATAGCTTTCCCTCCTATACCCATCACCAATAATAAATCCAGAATCTACACTTGTGTGTACTGGCCTCCCTCTGATAGTCCTGCCTTTACTGCAGCTTCTCAGTCTCTCTGCCCTTGAGCATTGTCACTGGAGACATGGAGAAGTCAGCTGCTCTGCTGGTATTATGTTCAGAAAGGCCTTAGGAAGGTTTAAGGGGGAAATAATTCCAACCACATGTTCTTTTACAAAAAAGCAAGCAGGAAGATCAACAGGATCTGGGCAAATGTGTACATGGTGTAGAGGAAGTAGAAAGGTCTAGACCAGAGGCAGGCCAACTTTTTGGtttgagggccacattgggtttccaaaactgtacggagggctggttaggggaggctgtgtctccccaaacagccaggtgtggcctggccccccgcctcctatctgacccccccgcTTCTTGCCCTCTGAcagctcccccaggactcctgccccatccaacccccctgttccctgacggcccctcccccggactcctgccccatccaccaccccctgctccctttcccctgactgcctcctgccgccccatccaacccctcctctcattcctgactgcccccccccccgggactcctgccccatccaacccccctgttccccaccctctgactgccccaacccctatccacacccctgaccacacccccgaactcccctgccctctatccactccccccgcccccttaccacactgcctggagcaccagtggctggcggcgctacagccgcactgcccagagcaccgggtcaggccggggcTCTGCAACTGGGCTGCCCGGTTGCCCAGAGCATGGCGCGGTGCATTGAggctgtggaggagggggaacagcaggggaggagccgaGGGCTGGGCcacgcgggccgtagtttgcccacctctggtctagacaCCAAAACCTACAAACAAGAAAAGCAACTATATCTAACAAAGCTTGTTGTCAAGACCAAAACTCTGTTAATTTAGCATCTCTGGTTCTAGGATACAAATCAAACCCATTCAGTATCTACACCTTGAGTTCTGGGATCTCACCTCCAGTTTGCTGAGGTCTTGTAGAAAAAGGTTCTTTGCAGGAGGGTCTTCTTGATGAGTCGACAGATTACCTGGCCTGAAAAATAAATCCCctcattatttgtactacagGAGCACAAGGAGCCTCAGAGAGCAAGGTCGCACTGGGAACTCTACATGCATGTAGCAAGACAGTccccccgaagagcttacagtctagtacaggggtgagcaaactacggcctgtcagggctttggatctggcccgcggattttccacccccactctgctccaggaagcggtcagcaccatgtccctgtagccgctggggaacagggagcagagggctccatgtgctgctcttgcctgtgggtacctcccctgaagctcccattggtgaggaacagggaaccgcggccaatgggagcttcaggggcggTACCCCAGGCACGCAGAGCCCTccgcaccccccctccccgggacatggtgccagctgcCTCCCCGAAAGGCACgaggccagggccagggcaggca
The sequence above is a segment of the Chelonia mydas isolate rCheMyd1 chromosome 24, rCheMyd1.pri.v2, whole genome shotgun sequence genome. Coding sequences within it:
- the MSTO1 gene encoding protein misato homolog 1 isoform X6, which encodes MFEAGGSPRAVLTLQLGSYAGFVGAHWWNLQDAAWCRDSEAPGREICPDVLHRAGRTLGRQETYTPRLILMDLKASLNSLKEEGCLYGDMKRDTSVAWPGNLSTHQEDPPAKNLFLQDLSKLEGGTSSDGDFSPRALPLSKDVSQLPKQLHVSQKGHQLEGSVQVWSDYLRVHLHPRSIFMIRQYNYDGESSQLEAFGQGESLLHNSTYLEELEDRLHFYVEECDYLQGFQILCDLNNGFSGVGAKVTELLHDEYSGRGILTWGLTPIIHDVGVSWKDFYRLMNTVLGIVHLSTHSSLFCPLSLNGSLGLKPEAPVTLPYVHYDASLNYHSSAILATALDTLSAPYRLHSSQFSMVQLADTFNSSGRKVVAAGAAVPFPMAYGQSLPDALCSYQLAVPWTPLSSCGEQKDSCCFAQSVVLRGIGKENSISNLPPGSQPKSALHVCETGEEVLGSYLRARCPGTFSSRKHPCPNSTTVITCSVQCSQQFI
- the MSTO1 gene encoding protein misato homolog 1 isoform X2 encodes the protein MDLKASLNSLKEEGCLYGDMKRDTSVAWPGNLSTHQEDPPAKNLFLQDLSKLEGGTSSDGDFSPRALPLSKDVSQLPKQLHVSQKGHQLEGSVQVWSDYLRVHLHPRSIFMIRQYNYDGESSQLEAFGQGESLLHNSTYLEELEDRLHFYVEECDYLQGFQILCDLNNGFSGVGAKVTELLHDEYSGRGILTWGLTPIIHDVGVSWKDFYRLMNTVLGIVHLSTHSSLFCPLSLNGSLGLKPEAPVTLPYVHYDASLNYHSSAILATALDTLSAPYRLHSSQFSMVQLADTFNSSGRKVVAAGAAVPFPMAYGQSLPDALCSYQLAVPWTPLSSCGEQKDSCCFAQSVVLRGIGKENSISNLPPGSQPKSALHVCETGEEVLGSYLRARCPGTFSTSYLLQGPCKVLPPYPQFFSALVNKQGFLLDKLPSCSTVESIPVLTALQSSPALYSALNSLYKELHRVDVQRWASFFSAGIELYDFQEALHELRTLSQCYKTSSEFDESEEEADSD
- the MSTO1 gene encoding protein misato homolog 1 isoform X7; this encodes MFEAGGSPRAVLTLQLGSYAGFVGAHWWNLQDAAWCRDSEAPGREICPDVLHRAGRTLGRQETYTPRLILMDLKASLNSLKEEGCLYGDMKRDTSVAWPGNLSTHQEDPPAKNLFLQDLSKLEGGTSSDGDFSPRALPLSKDVSQLPKQLHVSQKGHQLEGSVQVWSDYLRVHLHPRSIFMIRQYNYDGESSQLEAFGQGESLLHNSTYLEELEDRLHFYVEECDYLQGFQILCDLNNGFSGVGAKVTELLHDEYSGRGILTWGLTPIIHDVGVSWKDFYRLMNTVLGIVHLSTHSSLFCPLSLNGSLGLKPEAPVTLPYVHYDASLNYHSSAILATALDTLSAPYRLHSSQFSMVQLADTFNSSGRKVVAAGAAVPFPMAYGQSLPDALCSYQLAVPWTPLSSCGEQKDSCCFAQSVVLRGIGKENSISNLPPGSQPKSALHVCETGEEVLGSYLRARCPGTFSRKHPCPNSTTVITCSVQCSQQFI